In Pseudomonas sp. DNDY-54, a genomic segment contains:
- a CDS encoding bleomycin resistance protein translates to MSALIQATVPVLASLNLAESREFYASFLGFRVLLEAADYLIMEREGAELHFWLCDDRHVAENTSCYVRTGDCQALYRELCQRGLALEAPVLRPWGMKELYVTDAHGNLLKFGEQPAGSRHPSFAEENC, encoded by the coding sequence ATGAGCGCTCTGATACAGGCGACGGTGCCCGTACTGGCATCGTTGAATCTCGCTGAGAGTCGTGAGTTCTACGCTTCGTTTCTCGGCTTCCGAGTGCTCCTGGAGGCGGCCGACTACTTGATCATGGAGCGCGAGGGTGCCGAGTTGCACTTCTGGCTTTGCGACGACCGCCACGTTGCTGAAAACACTTCCTGCTATGTGCGCACCGGTGATTGCCAGGCGTTGTACCGCGAGCTTTGCCAGCGTGGCCTGGCCTTGGAAGCGCCTGTTCTGCGGCCCTGGGGCATGAAGGAACTCTACGTCACCGACGCCCACGGCAACTTGCTCAAGTTCGGCGAGCAACCTGCCGGGAGTCGTCATCCATCCTTTGCTGAAGAAAACTGCTGA
- a CDS encoding TIGR02281 family clan AA aspartic protease: protein MTQPAGRRVGRVMLVLAWGAGLLLATQFFADWEQSRFNPNRDPVSVILGEQVEVRLESNVQGHFVADGRINGETVTFLLDTGATDVAIPAELADRLELPRGAPVMLQTANGQTTGYRTVLDSLGLGDILLHDVRALIAPGFGGEQVLLGMSALKQLEFTQRAGTLVLRQHHSER, encoded by the coding sequence GTGACGCAGCCTGCCGGCCGCCGCGTCGGCCGCGTCATGTTGGTGCTGGCATGGGGGGCGGGCTTGTTGCTGGCTACCCAATTTTTCGCCGACTGGGAGCAGAGCCGCTTTAACCCTAATCGCGATCCCGTTTCGGTCATCCTGGGTGAACAGGTCGAGGTGCGACTGGAAAGCAACGTACAGGGGCATTTTGTCGCTGACGGGCGTATCAATGGCGAAACCGTGACCTTTCTTCTGGATACCGGTGCAACCGATGTCGCGATTCCTGCCGAGCTGGCTGACCGGCTTGAGCTTCCTCGCGGCGCGCCAGTCATGCTACAGACCGCGAACGGACAAACCACCGGCTACCGGACCGTGCTGGACAGTCTCGGCCTTGGCGACATTCTTTTGCACGATGTCCGTGCTCTCATTGCGCCGGGCTTTGGCGGAGAACAAGTGCTGCTGGGCATGAGCGCGCTGAAACAACTCGAATTCACCCAGCGCGCCGGTACCTTGGTGCTGCGCCAACACCACTCGGAAAGGTGA
- a CDS encoding esterase-like activity of phytase family protein, protein MNNRWIALVFALAMPVWAAEGVAELELISEHPVEGIEQGNLSGLAWCGDGLWAVSDRDDNRLYRLASGEGVWQATSESFELPPAPDTGLAWGMRVRTAISGMVRGGKMDFEGLSCDNLGNRYLASEAHAAVLRVSPAGKAEWLNLPDGLIRQARASGMLLDFNSMLEGIAVDPEAGRLWLAGERDRRGLMVMHRNQSSWQCTGGCVLLAEGGRELPPPALGDQPLPRRFAGLAFHQEKLFTLEPSAHQVCRRNPTSGHTERCWSYAGTALTDPRRYDSPFGNAEALWVDAEGAWIGIDNNGLTRADGEQRPVVWRFGAPKGGWGAKQ, encoded by the coding sequence TTGAATAATCGTTGGATTGCGCTGGTGTTTGCCCTGGCGATGCCGGTTTGGGCTGCTGAGGGCGTTGCGGAGCTGGAGCTGATCAGTGAGCACCCCGTCGAGGGGATCGAACAGGGTAATTTGTCGGGGCTGGCTTGGTGCGGTGACGGACTGTGGGCGGTTTCCGACCGCGATGACAATCGACTGTATCGGCTGGCGTCGGGCGAAGGTGTTTGGCAGGCCACGAGCGAAAGCTTTGAGCTCCCGCCCGCGCCTGATACCGGTCTGGCCTGGGGGATGCGCGTGCGCACCGCTATCAGCGGCATGGTGCGTGGCGGCAAGATGGATTTCGAAGGGCTTAGTTGCGACAACCTCGGTAATCGCTATCTGGCGAGTGAGGCGCACGCCGCCGTGCTGCGCGTCAGCCCGGCCGGAAAGGCCGAGTGGCTGAATCTTCCCGATGGATTGATCCGGCAGGCGCGCGCAAGCGGCATGCTGCTGGACTTCAATTCGATGCTGGAAGGTATCGCCGTCGACCCCGAAGCCGGTCGCTTATGGCTTGCGGGCGAGCGCGATCGTCGCGGCTTGATGGTCATGCATCGCAATCAGAGCAGCTGGCAATGCACAGGCGGCTGCGTGCTGCTGGCCGAAGGTGGCCGTGAACTTCCGCCGCCCGCGCTGGGCGATCAACCCTTGCCGCGGCGCTTCGCGGGTTTGGCGTTCCACCAGGAAAAGCTGTTCACGCTCGAGCCTTCGGCGCACCAGGTTTGTCGGCGCAATCCGACCAGTGGCCACACCGAACGGTGCTGGTCCTACGCCGGCACGGCGCTAACCGATCCACGTCGCTATGATTCGCCGTTTGGTAATGCCGAGGCGCTCTGGGTCGATGCTGAGGGCGCCTGGATTGGCATCGACAACAATGGGCTCACCCGTGCCGACGGGGAGCAACGCCCCGTGGTATGGCGTTTCGGCGCGCCGAAGGGCGGCTGGGGTGCGAAGCAGTGA
- the parE gene encoding DNA topoisomerase IV subunit B — translation MSYTAEAIEVLSGLDPVRKRPGMYTDTSRPNHLAQEVIDNSVDEALAGHASSVQVILHQDNSLQVIDDGRGMPVDIHPEEGVSGVELILTKLHAGGKFSNKNYQFSGGLHGVGISVVNALSTRVEVTVKRESNEYRMTFADGFKASELDIIGTVGKRNTGTSVHFWADPKYFDSPKFSISRLKHVLKAKAVLCPGLNVSFEDKSTGEKVEWHYEDGLRSYLVDAVSDFARLPDEPFCGSLAGNKEAVDWALLWLPEGGDSVQESYVNLIPTAQGGTHVNGLRQGLLDAMREFCEFRNLLPRGVKLAPEDVWERIAFVLSTKMQEPQFSGQTKERLSSRESAAFVSGVVKDAFSLWLNAHPELGLQLAELAISNAGRRLKASKKVERKRITQGPALPGKLADCAGQDPVRSELFLVEGDSAGGSAKQARDKEFQAIMPLRGKILNTWEVDGGEVLASQEVHDIAVAIGVDPGAADISQLRYGKICILADADSDGLHIATLLCALFVRHFRPLVDAGHVYVAMPPLYRIDLGKDIFYALDEAERDGILDRLLAEKRRGKPQVTRFKGLGEMNPPQLRETTMDPNTRRLVQLTLDDFDGTREIMDMLLAKKRAGDRKSWLESKGNLAEVLI, via the coding sequence ATGTCTTACACCGCCGAAGCCATTGAAGTTCTCTCGGGACTGGATCCTGTGCGTAAGCGTCCGGGTATGTACACGGACACCTCGCGGCCCAACCATCTTGCGCAGGAAGTCATCGACAACAGCGTTGATGAGGCCTTGGCCGGTCATGCCAGTTCGGTTCAGGTGATCCTGCATCAGGACAACTCGCTACAGGTGATAGACGATGGGCGCGGCATGCCAGTGGATATACATCCGGAGGAAGGTGTTTCGGGCGTCGAGCTGATCCTCACCAAGCTGCACGCTGGCGGCAAGTTCTCGAACAAGAATTACCAGTTTTCCGGTGGTTTACACGGTGTGGGCATCTCCGTGGTCAACGCGTTGTCGACCCGTGTGGAGGTGACGGTCAAGCGCGAGAGCAATGAATACCGCATGACATTCGCCGACGGCTTCAAGGCCAGCGAGCTGGACATCATTGGCACGGTTGGCAAGCGCAACACAGGCACCAGTGTTCACTTCTGGGCTGACCCCAAGTATTTCGATTCGCCGAAGTTTTCCATCAGTCGACTCAAACATGTGCTCAAGGCCAAGGCCGTGCTGTGCCCCGGGCTGAACGTCAGCTTCGAGGACAAGAGCACTGGCGAGAAGGTTGAATGGCATTATGAGGACGGCCTGCGCTCGTATCTCGTCGATGCGGTCAGCGACTTCGCGCGGCTGCCGGACGAGCCCTTCTGTGGAAGCCTGGCCGGTAATAAGGAAGCAGTGGACTGGGCGTTACTGTGGCTGCCGGAGGGCGGCGACAGTGTGCAGGAAAGCTACGTCAACCTGATTCCGACCGCGCAAGGTGGCACCCACGTCAACGGGCTTCGGCAGGGCCTGCTCGATGCGATGCGCGAGTTCTGCGAGTTTCGCAATTTGTTGCCTCGCGGGGTCAAGCTGGCGCCAGAAGACGTCTGGGAGCGGATCGCTTTCGTGCTTTCGACAAAAATGCAGGAGCCGCAATTTTCGGGGCAGACCAAGGAACGCTTGTCGTCGAGGGAGTCGGCGGCGTTCGTCTCCGGCGTAGTCAAGGATGCGTTCAGCCTCTGGCTCAACGCCCACCCTGAGCTCGGATTGCAGCTCGCCGAGCTGGCGATCAGCAATGCCGGAAGGCGGCTCAAGGCAAGCAAGAAGGTCGAGCGCAAGCGCATCACTCAGGGGCCGGCGTTGCCGGGCAAGCTGGCCGACTGCGCGGGCCAGGATCCGGTCCGTTCGGAGTTGTTTCTGGTGGAGGGCGATTCCGCCGGAGGCTCAGCCAAGCAGGCACGCGACAAGGAATTCCAAGCCATCATGCCGTTGCGCGGCAAGATTCTGAACACCTGGGAAGTCGACGGGGGTGAAGTGCTGGCCAGCCAGGAAGTTCACGATATCGCTGTGGCCATCGGCGTCGACCCCGGCGCTGCGGATATCTCCCAGCTGCGCTACGGGAAGATCTGCATTCTGGCGGACGCCGACTCGGACGGATTGCACATCGCGACATTGCTTTGCGCGTTGTTCGTGCGGCACTTCCGCCCGCTCGTTGATGCCGGCCACGTCTACGTGGCGATGCCGCCTTTGTACCGCATCGACCTGGGCAAGGATATTTTCTACGCGCTGGACGAAGCCGAGCGTGACGGGATTCTGGATCGCCTGTTGGCCGAGAAACGCCGCGGCAAGCCGCAAGTCACCCGGTTCAAGGGGTTGGGCGAGATGAACCCCCCGCAGTTGCGTGAAACCACCATGGATCCGAATACTCGTCGGTTGGTGCAGCTCACGCTCGATGACTTTGACGGTACGCGCGAGATCATGGATATGCTGTTGGCCAAGAAGCGCGCCGGTGATCGCAAGAGCTGGCTCGAATCCAAAGGCAACCTCGCCGAGGTATTGATTTGA
- a CDS encoding YqiA/YcfP family alpha/beta fold hydrolase: protein MTSTQPTILYMHGLNSSPLSQKASQLTAALERIGMGVQLRVPALHHHPRQAIVQLETAIAELGRPMLVGSSLGGYYATHLAERHRLKALLINPAVTPHRRFDGYLGPQTNLYTGEIWELTEDHVVALAELEVAPPGNADRYQVWLQTGDETLDYRHAADFYKGCAVRIQAGGDHGFQGFAERLPALLAFAGFDPALFADLDFSDL from the coding sequence TTATCGCAGAAGGCCAGTCAGTTAACGGCCGCGCTTGAGCGTATCGGTATGGGTGTGCAATTACGGGTACCGGCGTTGCACCATCATCCACGCCAGGCCATTGTCCAGCTGGAAACTGCGATTGCCGAGCTGGGGCGCCCCATGCTGGTCGGCAGCTCACTCGGCGGATACTATGCAACGCACCTCGCCGAGCGCCACAGGCTCAAGGCATTGCTAATCAATCCGGCAGTGACGCCGCATCGCCGTTTTGACGGTTATCTCGGGCCGCAGACCAATCTCTATACGGGCGAGATTTGGGAGCTGACCGAGGATCATGTCGTCGCGTTGGCCGAACTGGAGGTTGCGCCGCCAGGGAATGCCGATCGCTATCAGGTGTGGCTGCAAACGGGCGACGAAACGCTGGACTACCGTCACGCGGCCGATTTTTACAAGGGTTGCGCGGTACGCATCCAGGCCGGCGGAGATCACGGCTTCCAGGGTTTCGCCGAGCGGCTTCCCGCGTTGCTGGCCTTTGCCGGCTTCGATCCAGCCCTCTTTGCAGACCTCGACTTCTCCGATTTATAA